The following proteins are co-located in the Phocoena phocoena chromosome 1, mPhoPho1.1, whole genome shotgun sequence genome:
- the DHDDS gene encoding dehydrodolichyl diphosphate synthase complex subunit DHDDS isoform X3, which translates to MSWIKEGELSFWERFCANIIKAGPMPKHIAFIMDGNRRYAKKCQVERQEGHSQGFNKLAETLRWCLNLGVLEVTVYAFSIENFKRSKSEVDGLMDLARQKFSRLMEEKEKLQKHGVCIRVLGDLHLLPLDLQELIAQAVQATKNYNKCFLNVCFAYTSRHEISNAVREMAWGVEQGLLDPSDVSESLLDKCLYTNHSPHPDILIRTSGEVRLSDFLLWQTSHSCLVFQPVLWPEYTFWNLCEAILQFQMNHSMLQVRVQGWPGWMEWKKRLALMATQGCRCQALADNHVNDEELPLTEYLLCVRHCEQFICTVSFSVPKNPVS; encoded by the exons GCAGGCCCAATGCCCAAACACATTGCGTTTATAATGGATGGGAACCGTCGCTATGCCAAGAAGTGCCAAGTGGAGAGGCAAGAGGGTCACTCACAGGGCTTCAACAAACTGGCTGAG ACTCTGCGTTGGTGTTTGAACCTGGGCGTCCTAGAGGTGACGGTCTACGCATTCAGCATTGAGAACTTCAAACGCTCCAAGAGTGAGGTAGATGGGCTAATGGATCTGGCCCGGCAGAAGTTCAGCCGCTTGATGGAAGAAAA GGAGAAACTGCAGAAGCATGGGGTATGTATCCGGGTCCTGGGTGATCTGCATTTGTTGCCCTTGGATCTCCAGGAGCTGATTGCACAGGCTGTGCAGGCCACCAAGAACTACAACAA GTGTTTCCTGAACGTCTGTTTTGCTTACACATCCCGTCATGAGATCAGCAATGCTGTGAGAGAGATGGCCTGGGGAGTGGAGCAAGGCCTGCTGGATCCCAG CGATGTCTCTGAGTCTCTGCTGGATAAGTGCCTTTATACCAACCACTCTCCTCATCCTGACATCTTGATACGGACTTCTGGGGAAGTGAGGCTCAGTGACTTCCTCCTCTGGCAG ACCTCCCACTCCTGCTTGGTGTTCCAGCCTGTTCTGTGGCCAGAATACACGTTTTGGAACCTCTGTGAGGCCATCCTGCAGTTCCAGATGAACCATAGCATGCTTCAGGTAAGAGTTCAGGGCTGGCCTGGCTggatggaatggaagaaaaggtTAGCATTGATGGCCACCCAGGGCTGTAGATGTCAGGCACTTGCTGATAATCATGTTAATGATGAGGAGCTGCCACTTACTGAGTatttgctatgtgtcaggcactgcgaACAGTTTATATGCACTGTCTCATTCAGTGTTCCCAAGAACCCAGTGAGCTag